One part of the Chitinophagales bacterium genome encodes these proteins:
- a CDS encoding HAMP domain-containing histidine kinase — protein sequence MKRRFISGIIFLLSFSLVSIIILQALWINSAWKSKREDFHRDVKEVLARVAERLETREALSFINQRTKNNSYNEVIVNDSAVDPFNQSGEKSLFRDEERLLLNSTFGELRAGNDSSSNHEYFENSEIAGATPVRKNDRQINDSINNRIKLKSDQLYNVIHQLVIDWSSGNTPIEQRVNIDSLYPIIKQELADKGIYLPFQFAVVQGRNNRIILPIASDSFQAEMINTSYRANLFPNDIIMRNDQLLIHFNDTRPYFIRSLWWMLMLSIIFSLLIIGTFGFAIYVILKQKKLSEIKTDFINNMSHEFKTPIATISVAVDAINNPKVLANHDRIRHYTAIISRENKRMNSQVENILQMALLDKESFDMNEQLVDVHELIRGVVDALRLQVENRQGRIILDLNAQDYNIVADEMHLTNVIFNLLDNANKFSVQLPEITITSRNEKNGILITVEDRGMGMNAETQRKIFEKFFREPSGNIHNVKGFGLGLSYVKSIIDKHNGNIKVDSNPGEGSRFEIYLPVGHQQTFQYGEKIENTIS from the coding sequence GTGAAAAGGAGATTTATTTCAGGCATCATTTTTCTGCTTTCTTTCTCACTCGTCAGTATTATCATTTTGCAGGCGCTTTGGATAAATAGTGCCTGGAAGAGCAAACGCGAGGATTTTCATCGTGATGTGAAGGAAGTTTTAGCACGTGTAGCAGAACGTCTTGAAACGAGGGAAGCGCTTTCATTTATAAATCAGCGTACTAAAAACAACAGCTATAACGAAGTTATCGTAAATGATTCTGCTGTTGATCCGTTCAATCAATCAGGGGAAAAGTCTCTGTTCCGGGATGAAGAACGATTATTACTTAATTCCACTTTTGGAGAACTGCGTGCAGGTAATGATAGCAGTTCAAACCATGAATATTTTGAAAATTCTGAAATTGCAGGTGCGACGCCTGTTAGAAAAAACGATCGGCAGATAAATGATTCAATAAACAATCGTATTAAATTAAAGTCGGATCAGCTGTATAATGTAATTCACCAATTAGTGATTGATTGGTCAAGTGGTAATACGCCTATTGAGCAGCGTGTAAATATTGATTCGCTTTATCCGATAATTAAGCAGGAACTTGCAGATAAAGGAATATACCTGCCATTTCAATTTGCTGTAGTACAGGGAAGAAACAACAGAATTATACTGCCCATCGCTTCTGATTCTTTTCAGGCAGAAATGATAAACACTTCTTACAGAGCAAACTTATTTCCGAACGATATAATAATGCGTAACGATCAATTGCTGATACACTTTAATGATACAAGACCCTATTTTATCCGCTCCCTGTGGTGGATGCTGATGCTTTCAATTATATTCTCTTTGTTGATCATCGGGACCTTTGGCTTTGCCATTTATGTTATCTTAAAACAGAAGAAGCTAAGTGAAATCAAAACAGATTTCATCAATAATATGTCTCATGAGTTTAAAACACCAATAGCGACTATCTCCGTAGCGGTGGACGCTATTAACAATCCTAAGGTGCTGGCAAATCACGATCGTATCCGTCATTACACTGCAATCATCAGCAGGGAAAATAAGCGTATGAACTCTCAGGTCGAGAATATTTTACAGATGGCTTTGCTCGATAAAGAGAGTTTTGATATGAATGAACAATTAGTGGATGTTCATGAACTGATCAGAGGCGTGGTGGACGCATTGCGGCTGCAGGTTGAAAACCGCCAGGGACGAATAATCCTCGATTTAAATGCACAGGATTATAACATTGTTGCCGATGAGATGCACTTAACAAATGTCATTTTTAACCTGCTTGATAATGCAAATAAGTTTTCGGTACAACTGCCTGAAATTACCATTACAAGCCGAAATGAAAAGAATGGCATCCTTATAACTGTGGAAGATAGAGGAATGGGTATGAATGCGGAGACGCAGCGAAAAATTTTTGAAAAGTTTTTTCGAGAGCCCAGCGGAAATATTCATAACGTGAAAGGGTTTGGTCTTGGCCTTTCCTATGTAAAATCCATTATAGATAAACATAACGGGAATATAAAAGTAGACAGCAATCCTGGTGAGGGAAGCCGTTTTGAGATTTATTTACCAGTGGGTCATCAGCAAACATTTCAATATGGAGAAAAAATCGAGAATACTATTAGCTGA
- a CDS encoding phosphatase PAP2 family protein — translation MKGKFIFLTFAILIQTTLSFSQSSSPFFISEKRDIPISIMSGIVFGLGTYSDLRHKKHWMTEAEFESLNRLKVCGDTCALLSESVLADRVSDGLLFGSILMALEIGLLALPSITHDETARGTNAVMILQTFAINQGVTDLFKNYLLHPRPFSYYRSQYPTYSDMMAQSNFGDANRSFFSGHTSTTAAFSFLTADMLSSQSSRQSDKILIWSAGILVPAVTGYLRVKAKKHFPVDVVAGYVTGAAIGFGVAEFHKKSILH, via the coding sequence ATGAAGGGTAAATTTATTTTTCTCACGTTCGCTATACTTATACAAACAACTCTTTCTTTTTCTCAGAGTTCATCACCATTTTTCATAAGCGAAAAGCGGGATATTCCAATCAGCATAATGAGCGGAATTGTTTTTGGTTTGGGAACCTATTCCGACCTGCGCCACAAGAAGCATTGGATGACAGAGGCGGAATTTGAATCGCTGAACCGCCTTAAGGTTTGCGGAGATACATGCGCCTTATTAAGTGAATCAGTGCTTGCTGACAGGGTCAGTGACGGACTTTTATTTGGAAGCATACTTATGGCTTTAGAAATCGGCCTGCTTGCATTGCCATCTATAACTCACGATGAAACGGCTAGGGGAACAAATGCGGTTATGATCTTACAAACTTTCGCAATTAACCAGGGAGTAACCGATCTTTTTAAAAATTATTTATTGCATCCAAGGCCTTTCAGTTATTACCGCAGCCAATATCCTACCTATTCCGACATGATGGCGCAAAGCAATTTTGGCGACGCCAACCGTTCTTTTTTTTCAGGTCATACTTCTACAACTGCAGCTTTTTCATTCCTTACTGCGGATATGCTGAGTTCACAATCATCCAGGCAATCGGACAAAATTCTTATTTGGTCCGCAGGAATATTGGTCCCTGCAGTTACCGGCTATTTGCGGGTAAAGGCCAAAAAACATTTTCCTGTTGACGTAGTAGCGGGCTATGTTACCGGTGCGGCCATCGGGTTCGGTGTTGCAGAATTTCATAAAAAATCAATCCTGCACTAA
- a CDS encoding MmcQ/YjbR family DNA-binding protein produces MIDTETFREIALSFPGTEEKPHFERAAFKVIKRRIFATLHEASETANIVLSIDDQQVFCTFGKDAVYPVPNKFGLHGWTTFNLKKVSRELVSDALYTAYKEVFKTKRKNKG; encoded by the coding sequence ATGATTGACACGGAAACATTCAGAGAAATTGCTCTTTCCTTTCCAGGAACGGAAGAAAAGCCTCATTTTGAACGGGCTGCCTTTAAAGTGATAAAAAGAAGAATATTTGCAACGCTGCATGAAGCAAGTGAAACAGCGAATATCGTATTATCAATAGATGACCAGCAAGTCTTCTGCACTTTCGGCAAAGATGCTGTTTATCCTGTTCCGAATAAATTCGGACTGCATGGCTGGACAACTTTTAACTTGAAGAAGGTATCCAGGGAACTGGTATCAGATGCTTTATATACGGCTTATAAGGAAGTCTTTAAAACTAAGCGGAAAAATAAAGGTTAA
- a CDS encoding protease → MKIFTKMLTVAALASLTLIGCQKDSQQISQVQQTRISQETLNKIHNLGFGTDDVQIVEQGYLVEGDIVLTEELLNSTPDQQLLRIANNEQYRTTNLVTGLPRNITVSIDSKLPSSYGPALDEAIRRYNAENLTITMTKVTSGAAISISKGHGSYLASSGFPTSSGAPYSQVLINSQSLGSGDGSSTFTNYIATILVHEIGHCIGFRHTDYMDRSYSCGGAYSNEGASNVGAILIPGTPSGPDAGSFMLACISSNQNRPFNSNDKTALNYLY, encoded by the coding sequence ATGAAAATTTTTACTAAAATGCTAACCGTTGCAGCCCTGGCTTCCTTAACGCTCATTGGTTGTCAAAAAGATTCACAGCAAATATCACAGGTTCAGCAGACCAGGATATCACAGGAAACACTTAACAAAATTCACAACCTTGGATTTGGTACTGATGATGTTCAAATAGTTGAACAAGGGTATTTAGTAGAGGGTGATATCGTTTTAACCGAAGAGCTTTTGAACAGTACTCCTGATCAGCAGTTGTTAAGAATTGCAAACAATGAGCAGTACCGAACCACCAATCTTGTAACTGGTTTACCGAGGAATATTACGGTCAGCATTGATTCAAAGCTTCCTTCCTCATATGGCCCTGCACTGGATGAGGCCATAAGACGGTACAATGCAGAAAATCTTACCATAACCATGACAAAAGTAACTTCAGGTGCTGCTATTAGTATTTCAAAGGGCCATGGTAGTTATCTTGCTTCTTCCGGCTTTCCTACCAGTTCCGGAGCACCTTATAGCCAGGTATTGATAAATTCCCAGTCTCTTGGAAGTGGTGATGGTTCATCCACATTTACTAATTATATTGCTACTATTCTCGTTCATGAGATCGGGCATTGTATTGGCTTCCGTCATACTGATTATATGGATCGCAGCTATAGCTGTGGCGGTGCTTATTCAAACGAAGGAGCCAGCAACGTTGGAGCAATTCTTATCCCCGGCACGCCATCTGGTCCCGATGCCGGTTCATTCATGCTTGCCTGTATTAGTTCAAATCAAAACCGTCCATTCAATTCAAATGATAAGACTGCTTTAAATTACTTGTACTAA